A single genomic interval of Adhaeribacter pallidiroseus harbors:
- a CDS encoding alpha/beta hydrolase-fold protein, with the protein MKNLKISFFIAGFLIGFLLVGPIKAQKVNTLPDSLYSAILKETRKMGVILPQNYKAGNTNKYDVLYILDGEWNTNLAIQLYGFMEYARYIPSNMILVSVPNLYQKDLNLRDRDFTPSAVKDGSVSGGAANFLAFFKNELIPYINQKYPTKKENNTLYGTSLGGLFTVYAFLQEPTLFKSYLTVEPSLWWDNGYVNKMAAQKLPTMAGINNTLWLSVRDGRDYHDMGVAALDSVLQQKAPAGLLWQVAQYPDETHFSTIWKGVYDGLRFSYTGHLHEGNILLKPRNGLVVPGKPFTVECANFFTNTQFRYTTNGQEPTLASATLKKENNFNVSETTTITVKSFSPRQEYTRILRGNFKISAALAAVPKPKAVQPGGLRYTYYAGNYQKWPDLKKLKPVQSGLAGKDFNGNNFQNSGGFACLVEGFLEVPEEGYYIFQMADDSTSRVYLGKELIMGQNNVAGTGQSYLLPLQKGFYPIRVEYLQKPGGPRLSPIWWKPAHQADTMIPLELLYSRTKT; encoded by the coding sequence TTGAAAAATTTAAAAATTTCTTTTTTCATTGCCGGTTTTCTTATCGGTTTTCTGCTCGTTGGCCCAATAAAGGCGCAAAAGGTAAACACGTTACCGGATTCGCTGTATTCGGCCATTTTAAAAGAAACCAGAAAGATGGGAGTTATTTTGCCTCAGAATTATAAAGCAGGCAACACTAATAAGTACGATGTACTGTACATCTTAGACGGCGAATGGAACACCAACCTAGCCATTCAACTCTACGGCTTTATGGAGTATGCCCGCTACATTCCGTCTAATATGATTCTGGTGAGCGTACCTAATTTATACCAGAAAGATTTAAACCTGCGCGACCGGGATTTTACGCCTTCCGCGGTGAAAGATGGTTCGGTTTCCGGGGGAGCCGCCAATTTTCTGGCTTTTTTTAAAAATGAGTTAATTCCGTACATCAACCAGAAGTATCCTACCAAAAAAGAAAACAATACCCTGTACGGTACCTCGCTGGGCGGCCTATTTACGGTCTATGCCTTTTTACAGGAGCCCACGCTTTTTAAATCTTACTTAACCGTGGAGCCTAGTTTATGGTGGGACAACGGCTACGTGAACAAAATGGCCGCGCAAAAATTACCCACTATGGCGGGGATTAACAACACACTCTGGCTCTCCGTGCGCGATGGCAGAGATTACCACGATATGGGAGTGGCGGCTCTGGATTCCGTTTTGCAGCAAAAAGCACCCGCCGGTTTACTCTGGCAAGTGGCCCAGTACCCCGACGAAACGCATTTTTCTACGATCTGGAAAGGCGTGTACGATGGGCTCCGTTTTTCGTATACCGGGCACTTGCACGAAGGTAATATTTTGCTCAAACCCAGGAACGGGCTGGTGGTACCGGGTAAGCCTTTTACCGTGGAGTGTGCTAATTTTTTTACCAATACGCAATTCCGTTATACCACCAATGGGCAGGAACCTACGTTAGCCTCGGCAACCTTAAAAAAAGAAAATAACTTTAATGTTTCGGAGACTACTACTATTACGGTAAAGTCGTTCAGCCCCCGGCAGGAATATACCCGGATTCTGCGCGGAAATTTTAAAATTTCGGCGGCTTTAGCCGCGGTTCCCAAACCAAAAGCGGTGCAGCCGGGCGGATTGCGCTATACGTACTACGCCGGAAACTATCAGAAATGGCCCGATCTCAAAAAGCTAAAACCCGTTCAATCCGGCTTGGCCGGGAAAGATTTCAACGGGAATAATTTTCAAAATTCCGGCGGGTTTGCCTGTTTGGTAGAAGGCTTTCTGGAGGTTCCGGAAGAAGGCTACTATATTTTCCAGATGGCCGACGATAGCACCTCGCGGGTTTACCTGGGGAAAGAGTTAATAATGGGCCAAAACAATGTGGCCGGCACCGGTCAAAGTTACCTGCTACCCCTGCAAAAAGGCTTTTATCCCATCCGCGTGGAGTACTTGCAAAAGCCGGGTGGCCCGCGCCTTTCGCCAATCTGGTGGAAACCAGCCCACCAGGCGGACACTATGATTCCGCTGGAACTGCTGTATAGCCGCACTAAAACGTGA
- a CDS encoding ABC transporter permease: protein MLRNFITTAFRGLQRNKAYSVINIAGLALGIACCLMIFLVVRYEQSYDTFHSKADRIYRVNTKFLKTGGFSGGGPMPVARALKQTFPEIEQATTAFYTSAFSSVNSSIKVNNQLYKESGIAYVAPDYFSIIDAQWLAGNPKQALTEPNTVVLTKTVAQKYFGGTGNQIVQNAMGKTVRLNAKHTLKVTGILEDFPDNTDLPFRILISWSSFKVHMPQWNLNDWNSFGMGNVHLVLLRPGADVAQLQKKIPVMEKKYMGALEASRRTHLLQPLREMHYDERFGNLNGRIVAKENITGLILIGLFILFIACINFINLATAQSVKRSKEVGVRKVLGANRGQLVRQFLAETSLLSLLATSLAAVIIFILLPQFKGFLNLNLQFNPFTDSSLLAFLGGIAVVVSLLAGLYPALVLSGFQPVLALKNKITVSRGNAFSLRRSLIVGQFIIAQVLIISTMVVSNQLEYFRNKSLGFNKEAVVTLPVPAENKPETARALRQQFEQLPGVKSVSFAVFAPSSEDNQWSTFTFPGSDPTKEYYIREIPIDHTYLQTYGLTLLAGKNLDLQTDSADILVNETVLRTMNIATPEAAIGQKVDWDGKKRRIAGVVKDFHPGSLKDEIPGVFMRKVPHNGLIGLKLEPAALRATMAQVEQLWKQAYPESLFGFTFLDEDIANFYREEVKMFNLFRLFAGIAIFISCLGLYGLVSFMAVQRTKEIGIRKVLGASVANIVGLFTKEFFVLIIIAFVVAAPLAWYAMQAWLQDFPYRDPIGPGSFFMAILFSLVIAGITVIYRSIRAARTNPVQNLRTE, encoded by the coding sequence ATGCTGAGAAACTTTATCACGACAGCTTTCCGCGGCCTGCAGCGGAACAAAGCGTATTCTGTTATTAATATAGCGGGTTTGGCCTTAGGCATTGCCTGTTGCCTGATGATCTTTCTGGTAGTACGCTACGAGCAGAGCTATGATACGTTTCATAGCAAAGCCGACCGCATTTACCGGGTAAATACTAAATTTTTAAAAACGGGTGGTTTTAGCGGTGGTGGCCCCATGCCGGTAGCCCGTGCTTTAAAACAAACCTTCCCCGAAATAGAACAAGCGACAACCGCATTTTATACATCGGCATTTTCGTCCGTTAATAGCTCCATAAAAGTAAATAACCAGCTTTACAAAGAATCCGGGATTGCCTACGTAGCCCCGGATTATTTCTCGATTATAGATGCGCAGTGGTTAGCCGGTAACCCGAAGCAAGCTTTAACAGAACCTAATACGGTGGTACTTACCAAAACCGTAGCCCAGAAGTATTTTGGCGGTACTGGTAATCAGATTGTTCAGAACGCGATGGGTAAAACAGTTAGATTAAATGCCAAGCATACCTTAAAAGTAACGGGTATTCTGGAAGACTTCCCGGATAATACGGACTTGCCTTTTAGAATACTTATTTCCTGGAGTTCGTTTAAAGTACACATGCCCCAGTGGAACCTGAATGATTGGAATAGTTTTGGGATGGGTAATGTGCATTTAGTGCTTCTCCGGCCCGGAGCCGATGTAGCCCAGCTGCAGAAAAAAATCCCGGTAATGGAGAAAAAATACATGGGTGCTTTGGAGGCTAGCCGCCGTACCCATTTGCTCCAGCCTTTGCGGGAAATGCATTACGATGAACGTTTTGGTAACCTGAACGGTCGTATTGTTGCCAAAGAAAACATTACCGGATTAATCCTGATCGGGTTGTTTATTTTGTTTATTGCCTGTATTAATTTCATCAACCTCGCCACCGCCCAATCCGTGAAACGCTCCAAAGAAGTAGGCGTGCGCAAAGTGCTGGGTGCCAACCGGGGCCAACTGGTGCGGCAGTTTTTAGCCGAAACCAGTTTGCTCAGTTTGTTGGCTACCAGTCTGGCGGCGGTTATTATTTTTATTTTATTGCCGCAGTTTAAAGGTTTTTTAAATCTGAACCTGCAATTTAATCCTTTCACGGATAGTAGTTTACTCGCGTTTTTGGGCGGTATTGCGGTAGTTGTAAGTTTGCTGGCCGGCCTGTATCCGGCATTGGTCTTATCGGGGTTTCAGCCGGTGTTGGCTTTAAAAAACAAGATTACCGTTTCCCGCGGAAACGCTTTTTCTTTACGCCGCAGCCTGATTGTGGGCCAGTTTATTATTGCCCAGGTGTTAATAATCAGCACCATGGTCGTCTCTAACCAGCTGGAATATTTCCGGAATAAATCTTTAGGTTTTAACAAAGAAGCAGTGGTTACTTTACCGGTGCCGGCCGAGAATAAACCCGAAACGGCCCGGGCTTTGCGCCAGCAGTTCGAACAACTGCCTGGCGTAAAGAGCGTGAGCTTTGCGGTTTTTGCGCCTTCCAGCGAAGATAACCAATGGAGCACCTTTACTTTTCCGGGCTCCGACCCCACCAAAGAATATTACATCCGCGAAATTCCCATTGACCATACCTACCTGCAAACCTACGGCTTAACCTTGCTGGCCGGTAAAAACTTAGACTTGCAAACCGATTCGGCAGATATTCTGGTAAACGAAACCGTGCTGCGCACCATGAACATTGCTACGCCGGAAGCGGCCATTGGCCAGAAAGTAGACTGGGACGGTAAGAAACGGCGGATTGCCGGGGTGGTAAAAGATTTTCATCCGGGCTCCTTAAAAGACGAAATTCCGGGCGTGTTTATGCGTAAAGTGCCCCACAACGGATTAATCGGCCTGAAGTTAGAACCAGCCGCCCTGCGGGCTACGATGGCCCAGGTAGAGCAACTCTGGAAGCAAGCTTACCCCGAAAGCTTGTTCGGATTCACGTTTCTTGATGAAGATATCGCCAATTTTTACCGCGAAGAAGTAAAAATGTTTAACCTGTTCCGCCTGTTTGCCGGCATTGCCATTTTTATTAGTTGTTTGGGCTTGTACGGTTTGGTATCGTTTATGGCCGTGCAGCGCACCAAAGAAATTGGTATTCGCAAAGTGTTGGGCGCTTCAGTAGCCAATATTGTGGGGCTGTTTACGAAAGAGTTTTTCGTGCTGATTATTATTGCCTTTGTTGTAGCGGCACCACTAGCTTGGTACGCCATGCAGGCCTGGCTGCAAGACTTCCCTTACCGCGACCCCATAGGGCCGGGCAGCTTTTTCATGGCTATCTTGTTTAGCTTAGTAATTGCGGGTATCACGGTAATCTACCGCTCTATCCGGGCGGCCCGCACCAACCCAGTGCAGAATTTACGGACGGAGTAA
- a CDS encoding S41 family peptidase has product MKVLVLFVIAVSIILFSRCAVTNPGPNKAIAPPDSFLRENGTVNPIIRGYWQSIGNGYMLDATSDSILLYSYTKNFCYKEKNDYLEGLLNSNARFVLHNDTLSIYGADFGAKSTALQIKRDYIKIDRLPENHLSFSQMQNLGAKQLFNLFIQTYQENYAFSQERNLDWNAIKTEYASKISDSTTEEELFELLGQIVTRTKDQHTKVIKENGQTLQYGMTPSAEIVAAVFKSQSDVKNLNDYFNLFFNTNYKNISDSLLHGKGYKVANGKLEWGSLNNNIGYISIYSFDGFAPKGYSRKQQIDSLNYYLDHIIQACQEKKAIILDVSFNFGGYDAASLTLASYFTDKRKLAYTSQVYQNEAFHDEAKVYIQPADKVIFTKPVYILMTDISRSQAEVFAMTMKANAHVKLVGTNTLGILSGMLGKSIGRFYCTLSNQRLILPNGKYYEVSGVEPDIKMSVFTKENIFGGHKEAVRKIVEIIEKQ; this is encoded by the coding sequence ATGAAAGTATTGGTTTTGTTTGTTATTGCGGTAAGTATAATACTGTTTAGTAGGTGTGCGGTAACAAACCCAGGACCTAATAAAGCCATAGCGCCGCCGGATTCTTTTTTAAGAGAAAATGGTACTGTTAACCCCATTATTAGAGGCTACTGGCAATCCATCGGGAACGGGTATATGTTAGATGCCACCTCGGATAGTATTCTCCTGTACAGTTATACCAAGAATTTCTGCTACAAAGAAAAGAACGATTACCTCGAAGGACTTTTGAATAGTAATGCCCGCTTCGTCTTGCATAACGATACCCTTAGCATTTACGGCGCTGATTTTGGAGCTAAATCCACGGCATTACAAATAAAGCGGGACTATATCAAAATAGACCGGTTACCGGAAAACCACTTGAGCTTCTCCCAAATGCAAAACTTAGGGGCCAAGCAATTATTCAATCTTTTTATTCAAACTTACCAGGAAAACTATGCTTTCAGCCAAGAAAGAAATTTAGATTGGAACGCGATCAAAACGGAATATGCAAGTAAAATTTCGGATAGTACCACCGAAGAGGAATTATTTGAATTATTGGGGCAAATTGTTACCCGTACCAAAGACCAGCATACCAAAGTTATCAAAGAGAATGGGCAAACGTTGCAATACGGCATGACCCCATCCGCGGAGATTGTAGCGGCGGTTTTTAAAAGCCAATCGGATGTTAAAAATTTAAATGACTACTTCAATTTGTTTTTTAATACCAATTATAAAAATATTTCGGACAGTTTGCTGCATGGCAAAGGGTATAAAGTGGCGAATGGCAAATTAGAATGGGGTAGTCTGAACAACAACATTGGCTATATCAGCATCTACTCGTTCGACGGTTTTGCTCCTAAAGGTTATTCCCGAAAGCAGCAAATAGATTCGCTTAACTACTATCTGGATCATATCATTCAGGCATGCCAAGAGAAAAAAGCCATTATTCTGGATGTGAGCTTTAACTTTGGCGGCTACGATGCGGCGAGCTTAACGTTGGCGAGTTATTTTACCGATAAACGTAAATTAGCCTATACCAGCCAGGTTTACCAGAACGAAGCGTTTCATGACGAAGCAAAAGTATACATTCAACCGGCCGACAAAGTAATTTTTACGAAACCCGTTTATATTTTAATGACCGATATTAGCAGAAGCCAGGCCGAAGTTTTTGCGATGACCATGAAAGCAAACGCCCACGTAAAACTGGTGGGTACGAATACTTTAGGAATCTTGTCAGGCATGTTGGGTAAGTCTATTGGCCGTTTTTATTGTACTTTATCTAATCAAAGATTAATCCTGCCCAATGGTAAATACTATGAAGTTTCGGGAGTAGAGCCTGATATTAAAATGTCCGTATTTACGAAAGAAAATATTTTCGGCGGACATAAAGAAGCAGTAAGAAAAATTGTAGAAATCATAGAAAAACAATAA
- a CDS encoding DUF433 domain-containing protein, producing the protein MIDIKDYISIDQDILSGQPVFKGTRVTIETLFLHLEKGVSLNEFLEDFPSVSKEQAINVLGIAEKIMTSKNIGKLYEAAA; encoded by the coding sequence ATGATAGATATCAAAGACTACATCAGCATTGACCAAGATATCTTGAGCGGGCAACCTGTTTTCAAAGGAACCAGAGTTACAATTGAGACACTATTCCTGCATTTAGAAAAAGGAGTTTCTTTAAACGAATTTTTAGAAGATTTTCCTTCCGTAAGTAAAGAACAAGCAATTAATGTTTTAGGAATTGCCGAAAAAATAATGACTTCTAAGAATATAGGAAAGTTATATGAAGCTGCTGCTTGA
- a CDS encoding gluzincin family metallopeptidase: MKSFVSIYLIILYLSCTPALSQKVDQLSQYVGYYEVKEIPDMLLRVYQNEHHKLILVVPGEPDYELSELSDHRFGFKAEENPSGMKLKDYSVSFSLGADKVKALQINRPKRDFATNLTATRNDKLDPYAVDTDKSLTGKYETKAFAYHYDLKDSVKVFKMINALESAYSRLIKEFGVANMPKISVWLYSTLEVYHNAMNTPLAPAWQSGSIRSVKDYQEIRVSIEQVTGQPDSLSTGALVHEYVHLLTLQIRPGQQQPPVWLWEGVAIYKGCCKWITPDQLNYLINGNYPSIMEIEEKQDYGKSYELGYYITEYIVSTWGWDAVLKLIRTGGKIQASLGISPKQFDKDFFNFLTRHYHLTKK, from the coding sequence ATGAAAAGTTTTGTCTCGATTTATCTTATTATCCTATATCTAAGCTGCACACCCGCTCTAAGTCAAAAGGTGGATCAACTGAGCCAGTATGTAGGTTACTATGAGGTAAAAGAGATTCCTGATATGCTCTTACGGGTGTATCAAAATGAGCACCATAAGCTGATTTTGGTGGTGCCTGGAGAGCCTGATTATGAACTTTCTGAATTGAGCGATCACAGATTCGGTTTCAAAGCTGAAGAAAACCCTTCGGGAATGAAGCTAAAAGATTATAGCGTTAGTTTTTCATTAGGAGCTGACAAGGTAAAGGCTCTTCAAATAAACCGGCCCAAAAGAGATTTTGCTACTAACCTAACGGCCACTCGTAACGATAAATTAGACCCGTATGCTGTGGATACAGACAAGTCATTAACGGGTAAATACGAAACAAAGGCGTTCGCATATCACTACGATCTAAAGGATTCTGTAAAAGTGTTCAAGATGATCAATGCTCTGGAATCCGCTTATAGTAGGCTAATAAAGGAATTTGGAGTAGCGAATATGCCTAAAATCTCAGTGTGGCTGTACTCAACTTTAGAGGTGTATCATAATGCCATGAATACCCCTTTAGCACCAGCTTGGCAAAGCGGGAGTATCAGGAGTGTAAAGGACTATCAGGAAATAAGAGTTAGTATTGAGCAAGTAACCGGCCAACCAGATAGCCTTTCTACGGGCGCACTAGTGCATGAATATGTTCATTTGTTAACACTCCAAATAAGACCTGGTCAGCAGCAACCACCTGTATGGCTCTGGGAAGGCGTTGCCATCTATAAAGGCTGTTGTAAATGGATTACTCCAGACCAGCTGAATTATCTAATAAACGGTAATTACCCTTCAATCATGGAAATCGAAGAAAAACAAGACTATGGCAAAAGCTACGAGTTAGGATACTATATCACAGAGTATATAGTTAGTACATGGGGATGGGATGCTGTTTTGAAATTAATTCGTACGGGTGGAAAAATTCAGGCCTCTTTAGGTATTTCACCCAAACAATTTGATAAGGATTTTTTTAACTTCTTAACAAGGCATTACCATTTGACAAAAAAGTAA
- a CDS encoding ABC-F family ATP-binding cassette domain-containing protein yields MISVDSVSVEFNGAALFSNVGFNINETDRIALMGKNGAGKSTLLKIIAGVSKPTRGKVSAPKDAVIAYLPQHLLIEDDATVFEEASKAFGKILAMKTEMDELNAQLEVRTDYESEEYYAIIEKVSELSEKYYSVEEINFDAEVEITLKGLGFSREDFSRSTREFSGGWRMRIELAKILLQQPDLILLDEPTNHLDIESIQWLEEFLVNNAKAVIVISHDKTFVDNITNRTIEVTMGRIYDYKVNYSQYLQLRQERREQQQRQFEDQQKEIAEIQGFIDRFKGTYSKTLQVQSRVKMLEKIELIEVDEVDTSHLNLKFPPAPRSGNYPVIVDHLTKKYGDHTVFQDASLTIERGQKIAFVGKNGEGKSTLVKAIMGEIDYEGKLQLGHNSLIGYFAQNQAALLDGELTVFQTIDQIAVGDVRTNIKNILGAFMFSGDTIEKKVKVLSGGEKTRLAMIKLLLQPVNLLILDEPTNHLDIKTKDILKDALKAFDGTLILVSHDRDFLDGLATKVFEFGNKRIKEHFEDINGFLRNKKMENLREIERTAKK; encoded by the coding sequence ATGATTTCAGTAGATTCGGTTAGTGTAGAGTTTAACGGGGCGGCTCTTTTTAGCAACGTGGGTTTTAATATCAACGAAACCGACCGCATCGCCCTGATGGGGAAGAACGGCGCGGGAAAATCGACCTTGCTCAAAATTATTGCCGGCGTTAGTAAACCTACCCGGGGCAAAGTATCGGCGCCGAAAGATGCCGTAATTGCTTATTTACCGCAGCATTTACTCATCGAAGACGACGCAACGGTGTTCGAAGAAGCCTCCAAAGCGTTTGGGAAAATCTTGGCTATGAAAACCGAAATGGACGAGCTGAATGCTCAACTGGAAGTACGCACCGATTACGAATCGGAAGAATACTACGCTATTATTGAAAAAGTATCGGAGCTCAGCGAAAAATATTATTCCGTCGAAGAAATTAACTTTGATGCCGAAGTAGAAATAACGCTCAAGGGTCTGGGCTTTTCCCGGGAAGATTTTTCGCGGTCGACGCGGGAGTTCAGCGGGGGCTGGCGCATGCGCATTGAGCTGGCCAAAATATTGTTGCAGCAACCCGACCTGATCTTGCTCGATGAACCAACCAACCACCTGGATATTGAATCGATTCAGTGGCTTGAAGAATTTCTGGTAAATAATGCCAAGGCGGTAATCGTTATTTCGCACGATAAAACTTTTGTGGATAATATTACCAACCGTACCATTGAGGTAACCATGGGCCGCATTTACGATTACAAAGTAAATTACAGCCAGTATTTGCAATTACGGCAAGAGCGGCGCGAGCAACAGCAGCGCCAGTTCGAAGACCAGCAAAAAGAAATTGCCGAAATTCAGGGTTTTATCGACCGTTTTAAAGGCACTTATTCCAAAACCCTGCAGGTGCAATCGCGGGTAAAAATGCTGGAGAAAATAGAATTGATTGAGGTAGACGAAGTAGACACCTCGCATTTAAATTTAAAATTTCCGCCGGCGCCGCGTTCCGGTAATTACCCCGTAATCGTGGATCACTTAACTAAGAAATACGGCGACCACACCGTTTTTCAGGATGCGTCGCTTACCATTGAGCGGGGCCAGAAAATAGCTTTTGTGGGCAAGAACGGCGAAGGGAAATCGACGCTGGTAAAAGCCATTATGGGCGAAATAGATTACGAGGGTAAACTGCAACTAGGTCACAATTCTTTAATTGGCTATTTTGCCCAGAACCAGGCCGCCTTGCTCGACGGCGAACTCACCGTTTTCCAAACCATCGACCAGATTGCCGTGGGCGACGTGCGCACCAACATTAAAAATATTCTGGGCGCTTTTATGTTCAGCGGCGATACCATCGAGAAAAAAGTAAAAGTGTTGTCGGGCGGCGAGAAAACCCGTTTGGCGATGATTAAGTTATTGTTGCAACCAGTTAATTTGTTAATTCTGGATGAGCCAACGAACCACCTGGATATTAAAACCAAGGATATTCTGAAAGACGCGCTGAAAGCCTTCGACGGCACTTTAATTCTGGTGTCGCACGACCGCGATTTTCTGGATGGACTGGCGACCAAAGTATTTGAGTTCGGGAACAAACGCATTAAAGAGCACTTCGAAGATATTAATGGTTTCCTGCGCAACAAGAAAATGGAAAACTTGCGCGAGATAGAACGAACTGCGAAAAAGTAA